Genomic segment of Pseudoalteromonas sp. NC201:
CATCATTCGTGACGCCGAAGCGTGTTATTCATCCTCTTCGTACGCTGTATCTTTAGCGAAAAAATATCGTAGCGATTTACATGTACTGCATATCACAACAGAAAAAGAATTGAGCTTATTCCCTTCAGGCGATATTCGCGACAAACATATTACTGCAGAGGCATGTGTGCATCATTTGTGGTTCAGTCAAGAAGATTACGCACTGCAGGGTAACCTAATAAAATGCAACCCAGCGATTAAAGCGAAAAGCGATCGTGATGCTTTGTTAGCAGCAGTGCGAAATAATCAAATAGATATTATTGCTACTGATCACGCGCCTCATACTTGGCAAGAAAAGCAACTCCCCTACCAGCAAGCACCTGCGGGTTTGCCTTTAGTTGAACATGCATTATTAAGCTTGCTCGACCATGTGCATCATCAGCGTTTATCTATAGAGCAGCTCGTTGAGAAAGTTGCACATAATCCAGCGTTAAGGTATCACATTGTAGATAGAGGCTTTATTCGCGAAGGATACTATGCTGACTTAGTGCTCGTGAACCCTCATCACGAAACACCCACTTGCCATCAGAAAACACACTATCACTGTGGCTGGACCCCATTCGACGGTCACCGCTTTTCAGCAAAAGTTTTAAAAACTTGGGTGAATGGCAGTCTCGTTTATGACGGCCAACAACCGCTTAATACACCCACAGCCGCTATGCCACTAATTTTTAATCGCTAGGGCATGTTTACCTTTCAAGTTTGTTTTTGCAGCAGCTTGATTGGTATTTGTACAAGGCAGAGCCTGCGTAGCATAGTTATTCTATGTGAGTCAGGCGAGAACACAGTAGAAATGCTAATCAAGCGCTGCCCTTTGGGTTCACCTGAGTGCGCTTTGTTCATTGTTGCTCAACTTTTGCCTAGATTACTAGGCGGCAAGTCGAGCGTCGCGACCAAAACACACTCAGGAGAACAAAAATCAAACAGCAAAGATCAACAGGCCCTAGAAACCTCGTCGGAAATAAATATGACAGTATCTTTACCTGATGTTGCCTCTGGGCAACTTGCAACAACAGCTTTACCGCTAAAGTGGGTGGGTATGGAAAAAATTGCCATATCTTTAGAAGTGGAAATATCAAGCACCTCCTGCCAAAGGGTTAACGCTCTTGCAAATATTTTTGTTAGTCTAGATAAACCTGAGGCGAAAGGGATCCATATGTCCCGGTTATACATTCGCTTGAGAGAGATACTAAGTACGACTCCTTTGAATATTAAAACGATTGAAGCGTTATTAAAAGAGTCGGTTCAATCTCAACAAGGATTGAGCAAAGCGGCCAAGCTTGAGTTACAGTTTGAAGTAACCATAGATAAACCAGCATTGTTGAGCGATCAATTCGGCTATCAAAGTTACCCTATCACGCTTAATTGCGAGTATATAAACTCAGAGCTTAGCTACGAGTTATCACTTACTATTGCCTATTCAAGTACCTGCCCTTGCTCAGCGGCACTTTCTAGACAAGCATTAAGTGAAGAGATCGAAGAACAGTTTTCCCAAGAGATGATTTCAAAACACGAACTAATGACGTGGATAACCTCTCTAAAAGGGAGCATTGCCACACCTCATAGCCAGCGCTCTTTCGCTTACGTAACAGTAAAACTAACAGAACGGACGTTGCCACTCATTCCAAACCTTATAAAAGCGCTAGAACAGGCCATTGGCACCCCAGTTCAAACTGCGGTAAAACGTGAAGATGAACAAGCATTTGCGAAGCTAAATGCAGAAAACCTAATGTTTTGTGAAGATGCCGCACGACGAGTCAAACAATTTTTAGAACAAAACACACAGTTTGTTGATTATTGGTTCAAAATTGAACACCAAGAAAGTTTGCATGCTCACAATGCTGTCGCCATTGATAATAAGTTTCCGGCCCAAAAACTGACTTAAGAAACACTTATCTGCCTAAGATGCAAGAATCATGATACCGCCATTATTATGCGATAAAACACAACTACAAACACGCAATAGATACACTATAACATTACAACAAATACTGAGAAGTTTATGAAAAAGACCATCATCGCCGTTGCGATTTACTCCACGCTTTTTGTCTCTGGTTGTTCAAATTATACAACGGAGGTGGCATCTAGCGTGCCTAAGAAAAGTGAATCAGTCCATCACAATCCACTGTTCAACGCCAGTACTTTAATCTACCAAACCCCAATGTTTGACCAGATCAAAGATGAACATTTTATGCCTGCATTTAAGCAGGGTATGGCAGAGCACCTCAAAGAAATCGAGCGTATTGCAACTAACCCTGCAACGCCTACGTTTGAAAACACCTTAGTTGCAATGGAAAAAAGTGGTGCACTGCTAAAGCGAACCAGTAGCGTGTTTTTTAACTTAATAGGCACAGATAGCTCTGTAAAACGTCGTCAATTACAAAAAGAACTAGCCCCAATGCTCGCAGAACACCGCGATAACATCAATTTGAACGCCGCATTATTTGACCGTATAAAGTCGCTTTATGATAATCGCAACACACTCGAACTGGACTCAGAATCAAAGCGTTTATTGGATGTTTACTACACCAACTTTGTGCGAGCTGGCGCGAAACTAAGTGCTGAAGATAAGGAGAAAATTCGCAAAATCAATGAAGAGCATTCCTCTCTGACTACCCAGTTTTCACAAACCTTATTAGCAGAAACGTCTGCCATATCAGTAATTGTTGATGATAAAGCCGCATTGGACGGTTTAACAGAAAGACAAATTCTTGCCACTAAACGTGCGGCTGAAGCTGCAGGACATAAAGACAAGTACTTAATCGGTATTACCAACACAACTCGCCAACCTATTTTAGCGTCTTTAACCAACCGAGCACTTAGGCAACAGATTTGGCAAGCTTCTGCTTATCGTGCTCAGTCAGGTGATAATGACAATACTCAAATTATCATCCGGCTGGCACAGTTAAGGGCCGAAAAAGCAGCGCTGTTAGGGTATAAAAGCTGGGCAGACTACGGCCTAGAAAAGCAAATGGCTGGAAACCCTAAAGCAGTTTATGACATGCTTGGCAGCATGGTGCCGGCCGTTGTTTCCAACGTGGAAAAGGAAGCAGCAGATATTAAAACGTTTATTCAAAGCGAAGGGCACTCGTTCGACATCAAACCTTGGGACTGGGCATACTACGCTGAAAAAGTTCGTCAATCTCGTTATGACTTAGACGAAACAGAAGTGAAAAAGTACTTCGAATTTAATAACGTCTTAGAAAATGGTGTTTTTTATACTATGAATAAGCTGTACGGCGTAAGTTTCAAAGCTCGCCCTGACTTACCCGTGTATCATCCAGATGTTAAGGCTTATGAACTGATCGATAACAATGGTGAAAGCCTCGCGATATTCTTTGCCGACTATTTTGCAAGAGAAGGTAAACGTGGTGGAGCTTGGATGAATTCATTTGTAGGGCAATCTAAGTTATTAAACCAAAAGCCTGTGGTTATCAATGTCATGAATATTGCAAAGGCACCTGATGGTGAACCAACCTTTGTAAGCTACAGTGAAGTGACAACTATGTTTCACGAAATGGGACATGGCTTACATGGGATGTTTTCTGACGTAAAATATCCGAGTCTTGCTGGAACCGCTGTTTCTCGTGATTTTGTTGAGTTTCCCTCAACCTTTGAGGAAGACTGGGCTGCACACCCTGAAGTTATCAGTAACTATGCAAAGCATTACCAAACCGGGGAACCTATCCCAAAAACACTGCTTGATAAAGTGATCCGCTCACGAACTTTTAATATGGGCTA
This window contains:
- a CDS encoding dihydroorotase — translated: MKNTLIKNAIVVNENQSQVCDVLIVENRINKIASSITAQPNDYIVDATGYFLLPGMIDDQVHFREPGLTQKGNIASESRAAVAGGITSYMEMPNVSPATTTIEALEQKYAIASRSSLANYSFYLGATEDNLEQIKRLDAKKYCGVKVFMGASTGDLLVEHPQALDAIFRESPTLIVTHCEDGRVIEKNLSMCIGRSGSLTIQDHPIIRDAEACYSSSSYAVSLAKKYRSDLHVLHITTEKELSLFPSGDIRDKHITAEACVHHLWFSQEDYALQGNLIKCNPAIKAKSDRDALLAAVRNNQIDIIATDHAPHTWQEKQLPYQQAPAGLPLVEHALLSLLDHVHHQRLSIEQLVEKVAHNPALRYHIVDRGFIREGYYADLVLVNPHHETPTCHQKTHYHCGWTPFDGHRFSAKVLKTWVNGSLVYDGQQPLNTPTAAMPLIFNR
- the folE2 gene encoding GTP cyclohydrolase FolE2, whose product is MTVSLPDVASGQLATTALPLKWVGMEKIAISLEVEISSTSCQRVNALANIFVSLDKPEAKGIHMSRLYIRLREILSTTPLNIKTIEALLKESVQSQQGLSKAAKLELQFEVTIDKPALLSDQFGYQSYPITLNCEYINSELSYELSLTIAYSSTCPCSAALSRQALSEEIEEQFSQEMISKHELMTWITSLKGSIATPHSQRSFAYVTVKLTERTLPLIPNLIKALEQAIGTPVQTAVKREDEQAFAKLNAENLMFCEDAARRVKQFLEQNTQFVDYWFKIEHQESLHAHNAVAIDNKFPAQKLT
- a CDS encoding M3 family metallopeptidase, with translation MKKTIIAVAIYSTLFVSGCSNYTTEVASSVPKKSESVHHNPLFNASTLIYQTPMFDQIKDEHFMPAFKQGMAEHLKEIERIATNPATPTFENTLVAMEKSGALLKRTSSVFFNLIGTDSSVKRRQLQKELAPMLAEHRDNINLNAALFDRIKSLYDNRNTLELDSESKRLLDVYYTNFVRAGAKLSAEDKEKIRKINEEHSSLTTQFSQTLLAETSAISVIVDDKAALDGLTERQILATKRAAEAAGHKDKYLIGITNTTRQPILASLTNRALRQQIWQASAYRAQSGDNDNTQIIIRLAQLRAEKAALLGYKSWADYGLEKQMAGNPKAVYDMLGSMVPAVVSNVEKEAADIKTFIQSEGHSFDIKPWDWAYYAEKVRQSRYDLDETEVKKYFEFNNVLENGVFYTMNKLYGVSFKARPDLPVYHPDVKAYELIDNNGESLAIFFADYFAREGKRGGAWMNSFVGQSKLLNQKPVVINVMNIAKAPDGEPTFVSYSEVTTMFHEMGHGLHGMFSDVKYPSLAGTAVSRDFVEFPSTFEEDWAAHPEVISNYAKHYQTGEPIPKTLLDKVIRSRTFNMGYDTLEYMASALLDMEWHTISPEHAPTDINEFEQAALKKHGVALDYVPPRYKSAFFAHSMGGGYSAGYYAYMWSEILAADAYAYVQKLGGLKLENGEKYRKHILSVGNSIPVMDSYKAFRGKEPTTEALLKRRGLAPK